In Rosa chinensis cultivar Old Blush chromosome 1, RchiOBHm-V2, whole genome shotgun sequence, a genomic segment contains:
- the LOC121049228 gene encoding probable LRR receptor-like serine/threonine-protein kinase At1g53440: MVPAFFLLLSFFSSIVDSLRSSRFSYGSHVITLYIALITVASFNHCFRVVFIGFRLDDGMAGEYRSLKTNIGLEKAVTLKQLKDATRNFGHENEIGRGGFGTVYKAELEGRTVAVKRLSSHSEERINSKLRLQLDWKAIARCKICLGIARGLQYLHKHRLQTIHRDIKAANILLDGKLEAKISDFGLASLYTEDNQFEFIKVEVSQGYIAPENVRGIVTFKTDVYSFGLVLHETVSGKTNAGTKRDSLESGFSYTVKEKEARSALLCFLPSFVLLLYESLSFTWKRRLLDLVDRNLSGSYDAKEAVIILNLAVKCTSIAPAVRPTMSDVVSVLVGDKRIDQI, encoded by the exons ATGGTTCCagcttttttccttcttctctctttcttctcctccaTTGTTGATAGCTTGAGATCGTCAAGGTTTAGCTATGGCTCCCATGTTATCACTTTGTACATTGCGCTGATTACTGTGGCTAGCTTCAACCATTGTTTTCGTGTTGTTTTTATTGGTTTTCGCCTGGATGATGGGATGGCCGGGGAATACAGATCACTCAAG ACAAACATAGGTCTAGAAAAAGCTGTCACCCTCAAACAATTAAAAGATGCTACTCGAAATTTTGGCCACGAAAATGAGATTGGTCGAGGGGGTTTTGGGACAGTATACAAG GCCGAATTGGAAGGTCGAACTGTAGCTGTGAAGAGACTTTCCTCTCATTCAGAGGAAAGGATTa ACTCAAAGCTCAGATTGCAACTTGATTGGAAAGCAATTGCAAGGTGTAAAATTTGCTTGGGAATAGCAAGGGGCTTGCAGTATCTACACAAGCATAGGCTGCAGACGATTCATAGGGATATTAAAGCTGCTAATATTCTTCTTGATGGAAAACTTGAAGCTAAAATTTCAGACTTCGGATTGGCAAGCCTTTACACTGAAGATAATCAATTCGAGTTCATCAAAGTAGAAGTGTCACA GGGATATATAGCACCAGAGAATGTTCGAGGAATTGTCACATTTAAAACTGATGTCTACAGTTTCGGGTTAGTTCTACATGAAACTGTTAGTGGAAAGACAAATGCAGGAACCAAGCGAGATAGCCTAGAAAGTGGATTCTCTTATACggtaaaagaaaaggaagctaGATCAGCATTGCTATGTTTTTTGCCTTCTTTTGTTCTACTTCTGTATGAAA GCTTATCATTTACATGGAAAAGAAGGCTGTTGGACTTGGTTGACAGAAACTTGTCGGGCAGTTATGACGCAAAAGAAGCCGTTATCATCTTGAACTTAGCAGTTAAGTGCACCAGTATAGCTCCAGCCGTGAGGCCTACTATGTCTGATGTTGTTAGTGTACTTGTTGGTGACAAAAGAATCGATCAGATTTGA